A genomic window from Triticum urartu cultivar G1812 chromosome 7, Tu2.1, whole genome shotgun sequence includes:
- the LOC125523601 gene encoding histone H1-like, producing MATLTEEVAAAAVVGAGEKAEAVATPEKVDEVKEAGAGGEEMEVAGGEAKKAEEEQGEQGKETEKKPRSRKPRSAGPHHPPYFEMIKEAIMAAADGKAGASAYAIAKRVGERHGEALPGNYRKVLGAQLRGFAAKGRLVRVKASFRLAPAEEKKAAPKSKKRTATTKKAASKKAAPAPARQKRAKKAGPPTAKPKPKQPKSIRGRKANKASA from the exons ATGGCGACCTTGACGGAGGAGGTTGCTGCTGCGGCGGTGGTCGGAGCCGGCGAAAAGGCGGAGGCGGTTGCTACGCCGGAGAAGGTTGATGAGGTGAAGGAGGCGGGTGCGGGCGGGGAGGAGATGGAGGTCGCCGGCGGGGAGGCGAAGAAGGCGGAGGAGGAGCAAGGGGAGCAGGGCAAGGAGACGGAGAAGAAGCCGAGGAGCAGGAAGCCCCGGTCGGCGGGGCCGCACCACCCGCCATACTTCGAG ATGATCAAGGAGGCGATCATGGCGGCGGCCGACGGGAAGGCGGGGGCGAGCGCGTACGCGATCGCCAAGCGCGTGGGGGAGCGGCACGGCGAGGCGCTCCCGGGCAACTACCGCAAGGTGCTGGGCGCGCAGCTCCGGGGCTTCGCCGCCAAGGGCCGGCTCGTCCGGGTCAAGGCCTCCTTCCGCCTCGCCCCGGCCGAGGAGAAGAAGGCGGCGCCCAAGTCCAAGAAGAGGACGGCCACCACCAAGAAGGCCGCGTCGAAGAaggcggcgccggcgccggcgcgccAGAAGAGGGCGAAGAAGGCGGGACCGCCGACGGCGAAGCCGAAGCCGAAGCAGCCAAAGTCGATCCGCGGCAGGAAGGCCAACAAGGCCAGCGCCTGA
- the LOC125525051 gene encoding histone H3.3 encodes MARTKQTARKSTGGKAPRKQLATKAARKSAPTTGGVKKPHRYRPGTVALREIRKYQKSTELLIRKLPFQRLVREIAQDFKTDLRFQSHAVLALQEAAEAYLVGLFEDTNLCAIHAKRVTIMPKDIQLARRIRGERA; translated from the exons ATGGCCCGTACGAAGCAGACCGCCCGCAAGTCCACCGGCGGCAAGGCGCCCCGCAAGCAGCTCGCCACCAAG GCGGCGAGGAAGTCGGCGCCGACGACCGGCGGCGTGAAGAAGCCCCACCGCTACAGGCCCGGGACCGTGGCGCTCCGTGAGATCCGCAAGTACCAGAAGAGCACGGAGCTGCTGATCCGCAAGCTGCCGTTCCAGCGCCTGGTCCGCGAGATCGCGCAGGACTTCAAGACCGACCTCCGCTTCCAGAGCCACGCCGTGCTCGCCCTCCAGGAGGCGGCCGAGGCGTACCTGGTGGGGCTCTTCGAGGACACCAACCTGTGCGCCATCCACGCCAAGCGCGTCACCATCATGCCCAAGGACATCCAGCTCGCCCGCCGCATCCGCGGGGAGAGGGCCTAG